The DNA segment TCACGATATGCACCCTCCCAGGTGTCGCCTTTAGTCGAGAGCCGTCCCCGGAACCCATCATCGCGTCAGACGGGGAGGAGATCTACGACCAGATTGTTGTCAGGGGCGACTGGGGGGATGAGAACGACACAGCCAGTGAGGTATCGGAGGATACAAGGTCGATTACTAcggagacgagggagaggaagcggACGCTGttgaagcagaagcagatggTGCAGACTGTTTTGAATCTGTCCATCAACAAGGACCCGGGGATTCATATATGTAAGGACTGTGGGGTGTTGTATAACCCGCTGAATGAGCAGGATAGAAAGGAGCATAAGAGGCAGCATGCGGCGCATgtgaggagtttgagggggaagTTGGCGTTGTGAGTTTTGTGCATTATTGGGCAGCACATCATGGCAGGGTAATGTTTGTGTGATGTTAGCTCTGGATTAATGATTGGTTTCCAtcgtttttttttatcatgggatggcgttggtgtgtggttgaagatgttTAGGCGGGACAGGTTATGATAAGTAGGAAATACCCCTGAATTGATTTCAAAGAACAATGCAAGGTTTTATCAACAGAGAGTGGCCGGAATAGGGGGTCTTTTTCCGCGATTGATCGATTTGCTAATAATTCAGGTAGATCGACCTCGAGTCGAGATGAAAATTGCCGGCTTTGTGACGGGGTGATTGGATTGACTGAAGTGATGAGATGGTGACATCATGACCACCGCGGATCCGCTGTGCAACGGTATGGATGAACAATCGATTGAAAACACTGGACTACGGATTTTTCAAGGATAAAAAGGGTTGGTTTTTCTTCAGTTCTTGTGGTCTTTTTGACTTTGATCAATTGACAGGTGCTGGAACGAGTAACACCAACACCGCAATCATGGTCCATCAacacggcgaccaccacgacgtCCCGACCCATTCGCTCGTGAAGCGGTTtgtccctcccctcccctccccgatcCCCCCTCATGTCTAACAAACACAACACAGCATGGGCAGCTGGCTCCCAACCGACCACCGCATCCACCAGGAATGGCTCAGCCGCACCATCGACCGCGCCCACAAACGATCCGGCCCCCCGGAGCAGACCAAGCTCATCCCCGTGCTGCAGGAGTTCAAGGAGCTGATTGAGGGCAATGCGAGAATATACATGTACTTCAACCAGATGTGGGACGAGGTCCCGCGTCGTCCTCCGTACAACAAGGACCCGACTGGCAAGAGCCAGATCAGAGACTACAAGCACATGCTTGCTGTGCTGAACGAAGTTTTTGGGAGAGCACCAGAATGGAcggatgctgctgctcatgCTGGCATGGTGGGGGTTCCGATGGCTGCTATTTTCGACTATGCGATGGGGACACCGAGCGGGCATGCGGCGTTTTTGGATCCGGATGTGAACAAGATGTTGAAAAAGATTCTGAATGAGTGGGGGAGGTATCTCAAGGTTTGTTTATCTTTACTGGGCACCTGATCCCTGACCGACTTACTGACTGACATGATGGTGGCAGACGCCGGAATCCGCCGAGGTTTTGGGGGATCACTCGGCTGGCTGGTTCGGCGAGACGGGCTACAAAGACCTTATGGAGGTGGCCAACACGCCGACTAAGACGTCGTTCAAGTTTGAGGAGATGTATCATTGTGATCCGTCAAAGAAGCACTACGGTTTCACGTCTTGGGATGACTTCTTTACCCGCAAGATCACGGACAAGTCCCGCCCTGTTGCTAGCCCGGATGATGACAAGGTTGTTGTCAACAGCTGCGAGTCTCGGCCTTACTGCGTGGCGAACAACGTCAAGTTGCGGGACAGATTCTGGGTCAAGGGACAGCCTTACTCTGTAACTGACATGCTCGCGCACGACCCCCTGGCGGAGAAGTTTGCCAGGGGGACGATTTATCAGGCGTTTTTGTCGGCTCTGTCGTACCACCGCTGGCATGCCCCCGTGTCGGGCACCATCAAGAGGGCGTTTGTTGAGGATGGGACGTATTTCTCGGAGCCGCTCATGTTTGACCAGAgcgggggggaggacaaGGTTGATATTGACACCAAGGGGATCCAAGGGGCCTTGGGATACCTCACTGCGTTGGCGACGAGAGCGGTGATTTTTATTGAGGCGGATAACCCCAAGATTGGGCTCATGGCCTTTAtcggggtggggatggatgaggtGAGCACGTGTGAGATTacggtgaaggaggggcagaaggtgaagaagggggaggagttgggcaTGTTTCATTTTGGGGGGAGTACGTATTGTTTGATGTTTAGGAACGAgacgaggttgaaggggtgGCCGGATATTGGGAAGTATGCGGAGGCGAATGAGAATTATCCGGTTAGGGGGGCGTTGGCGGTTGTCGAGtgagtggtgatgttggaggcTAATGATGGTGTTTGTATTGTTGAGTAATAATTTGAGACTGGTGTTATGTTGATGTCGGATGAGCTCAGGGGTTATTGTTCCGTTGTGTAAGTgtcaaaacaaaacaaaacaccatgAAAACTACAAAAAGCTCACCAGCATTGCTGGCTACGAAAGCCCTCTATTTGGAGTTTCACCATTCCAAATTGCTCTCCCCTATTATTACCTGGGGGAGACAGTTCATCCAGGGATTTTTCATATTTAGAGCCGAAGTTAATGGCTATGCTCATAGATGTTCTCGACTAGGAATCAAACCTGCCACCATTCGTGGGCAACCCAGTCTGTTTCTACAGTACCCGACAGGTTGTTCGGTCGTCGCTTCTGGCCACTGCGCTAGACAGACAGTCAGGTGCCAAATTGAGTTGGCGAAAGTCTGAGAGCAATTGGGGTATATGTGGGGAAGGAACACCCTCCCAGACAGGCTGTGCTCTGGCTGTTCCCTCCTTGATACATCAGACAAGATGTCCACCAAAGAGAATTTAGTGGGTGCTGAATCGACATGCCAACCACCTACTGGAAGAGACATTAAATGACCTGGATAAAGCCAGGTAACTACCTTGTTTCCTTTACAAACCCCATTTCCTCGCCTTCAACCCGAGACCGTATGCTGGAATATGCACCTCTTCGTTCCTCGTGTGGACTTGGGATTGCTAGATGACGCCCCCCATGCTGACAGGGCGCAAGATCAAGAACTGACATGACCTGACATCGGGTGCTATCAGCTGCACGAAATGTGACAattcctccaacaaccaagCTCGAAAACTGCACTTTTCACCGTCTTCCATCGGCAGTTATAAACGCCCCCAAAACACGCTGGAAATAGAGACTGTCGGTCGTCGGATGTGGCTGTCACAACATGGATCGTCCTTTCGGGGACCGAGATATGTACTATAGCTTGACATGCAGATACAAGCAGTGGCTGGGGTAGATGGCTTGCCTCAGTTCTTCCTCACCGACACACCCCCCTCAGTACCTAGCTAAGACACATAGACCGCCTCCCAGCCTTATGAGGAAAGATCTGGAGATGAGAAACAGCAGGAGAAACTGAAACACTGACAAGAACTCTAGGCTTTCTCTACTTTCACCTGATAGATGGTTGAGTcgggaggtgaagatgcaGTCTGTCTAAGACCTACATACCAACCTCCCGTTGGCTTCACCTCACGAGCTGCTTGCCATATCCACACAAAACACCGAACGAACCGGTCTCCCAAGGTAGCAAGCGGCAGCTGTGTGCAAGTTCAACAAGTCGAACCAAATCACGAAATATCACTAAACAAATCCTCTGAATCGATTATGATACAtcacaccacaccatcagCTCACAACCAAAAATCCAAAAAATTCCAgaccacccatcaccaacaaccatcTCGGATCAAATTAACACTGGACAGAAATTCTCCAATCCCGGAGAGTCCCGGAGATAAACCACCCATTTAtttccctcccaccccgatTTATTCCCCCTCTTGCATACATCAGTCACCAAggcttcccccccttcaaaaAAAGCCTGCAGGTCGCACCGGTGTGACAGATCTCAACCCACCATCTCTGTTCCCCATCTCGCCGTGATAGTCTGCAGTGGGAAAAGGTGTGGTGTGAAAACCCCAAGCTGCATGCTACTGGGGTCCCCCATAGGGTCGGTTATTATGAGTGGTCTTGTTGGGCTGATTGAGAAGCTCATTGGGTGGGCCTACCTACCTTCGGCGGTGGCGTCTTTTTGGGCTTTGGGGGAAGCGGCTGCATTGCCTCTGCTCCAAAAAGATAATATTGACACTTTTTTTCCCAGTTGGAAGACCGGGCAGGATGTGTCTTGTCTCTGGTGATGCCATCTAGTGGGAAGGGACGGGATGGATACTCCAGCTGCCCGTCTCATCATAGGGAACTTTTGTTATCTGGTTGCGTGACCAGTTACCCAAAGCAGCCTTGTGTTGATGGGCAAGAAACTGCAATTGGGACTGGTTATTGATAGCTTACCGAGGACTTGCTCGGCCCGCTACTGTTGTGCCTTGTTACTTACCATTCCCAGAGTTTTCGACTGCaaaggcggcggtggcggtcaaCTGTGAGACTTGACCTCTCATATCCTGCCGGGTTGGCGATGTGAGACAGACGTTTTGTTACACAAGACTTCTTGCCCAGTGATAGGCTTTTGACTTGGTTTAGAGATCTCGGGAGGGCGAGGTGCCGGAATTATCACGTTACCGGTTGGGAAGGTGGGATGGAGAAGATCATGAATTTATATCGGTTTGTTGGAAATGTGAGATGGCGATCAAAGAGTCTAGACTTTGTGTGTCGAGTTGAGATGCGAAACTTGTGTCTCTGAACGGCTGCTACCTGTAACTTATGGACTTTGGCGATCGTGGAGTATGGGTAGAGCTCCattcttctcatcaagcCACCGTGCCTCACTCTTCAGATATGATATCCAAAAGCTTTGCTAGCAATCATCTCTCCATCGATCATACAAACTGTTGATTAGGTAGACTTCATTCAACCCAGGTTGTGATCTGCATGTATATTCCAGGCTCTACATCCACAgtatccatccatcatccttAACCTTTTGCTCTGTTGGTCTGAACTCCGTTTCAAGCCCTACTTCGACTTCAGCTGTTTGTGACTTTGGCTCGACGAGGCCTGTATCTAAGCTTCTTTTTACCCACCCACTTTGTGGAGATCAGAAATTGGCGGCTGTATGTATATATGTGTGCATGTCTCTACATCCTCTCTACTCTATGTATTCCTATCATCTCCCATCCTTTTTATACCCAACCCCTGCCCATATCAGCCTCCATATCCCGCCCCGGCGGCCCCTTGCCCTTCCCCCGGCAAACAGTGGATCCCAAGATCGGAGTGGGGCCGAGCGGCAGCGCCGTCGCCTAAGCGTCACTTGTGTCCGTGCCCGCCGAACCGACACAGCGgatttccccctcctccacctctttGTCTGTGCGTAcagctcctcatcatcattagTGCAGTGGCCTTCTCGTTTACGGGATGATCGGGCATGTGGGAGATGGGATTATTTTAGGGCACTTTCGTTATCAGTCCAATAATCTGCACGCTCAGAGTAAGTATGTCTCGCTGCGCAGGATTTTTCCTGCTCACATGCTCACTTGcccagacagacagacagacagctCTCTTCCGCTTCGTTGTTGGTAGGTATCGGATAACGTCGCGGTCGCGGATGCCGAGACAGTCAGCCATCCTAACAGCAAacaaggtgaagaaggcgcGGGGTAAAAATCAGGTCAGAAATTCACAAGAAGCGGTCTGTCTGCTGTTCAGCTCACCACTTCGCCAGAAAATGGATTGGTTCAGTCGGTTATCGGCAGCGGAGCTCAATGTCGTCATAGCTTGATTCGCGGGGTGGATATACGCTAATTGCaaatgggggagggagggaggatggcgTGGATGGGTAGACGTTTACGTAGGAGAAATTTAGAGAGAGGTGAACTGAGTGAGTATGTATATGCGGTTTTTGTCAGGTGGAACTTTtttgagagaggaggagggaattGTTGATCGTATACTCCGTagtgggagagagagagagagagatcaaCTGTTTCGAAACAACGTGTAAAGAATGAATGCTGGTGGTTCCCGATATGGCAGGTGAGAGGTGAGCAGGGGGCTGTTGAACTTCATGGCTGGTTCTTGAGAGAACCTCATGGGCTACACGAAAAGAGTTGTTCAAAGAGTTGAGAAGCTTATTATCAGGCTGGTTCTCTTGCTTTCCATTGACTCCTCAAAAGGACTGTTATTCCGCGCGCGAGTTTAAGCTTCCCTGATTTtcacccaaaaccaccaattCTCTTACCCCCTCATTTCCCCGCATCGCATGTTGTGCGTGTCGAATTGGAGGACACACCcacacctctcctccctctcctgcccaTCACCCACTCAGCCGCGCAAGAATAACCCGGAGAAGATCCCGGGGTTACATATTTCCAAGAAAGGCCTGCCCCCGGTGTCGCAGAGTCAAAGTCTTCCAGACTGATATATCAAGCTTGTAACAGACAAAAAAAAGGTGGTGTGATAATGTTGCATTGGACAGGTTTTGTCCAGCCAGATAACTAAATCTCGATCCCTTtataaaagaaaaaaaaaacgacttgtctgctgctgctgcagctgTCACCTTGCTTTGAGGGGAAGAGAGATGTATCATGAAGCGCGAAAGAGGCTCTCAGGGAAGAACCCTGGCATATCAATCTGCATGCATGTACACAGCAGCGAATGTATGTCCGCGGCACAGTTGATCCGTGGATACCTACCACAACGTACCTCTCCTCACAAGCACGTCAGGGGGTGCATGATGCCGTTTCGAAAAAGCCTTCTGACAGTGAAAAGACTTTGGAAACTctgcggggtggtggaaacgCCAATGCATCGTTGCTATCATCCatattgttgttgtccctGTCAAAACATCTGTCATGGATTATAAAAACAGGCAAGCTGCTGAAATGGTCTCATTTTGACATGCAGAAGAAGTTTTGGGAGACCTGCAgcgtggggggggggttccATTTCTTC comes from the Podospora pseudocomata strain CBS 415.72m chromosome 5, whole genome shotgun sequence genome and includes:
- a CDS encoding hypothetical protein (EggNog:ENOG503NYAE; COG:I), whose translation is MNNRLKTLDYGFFKDKKGWFFFSSCGLFDFDQLTGAGTSNTNTAIMVHQHGDHHDVPTHSLVKRMGSWLPTDHRIHQEWLSRTIDRAHKRSGPPEQTKLIPVLQEFKELIEGNARIYMYFNQMWDEVPRRPPYNKDPTGKSQIRDYKHMLAVLNEVFGRAPEWTDAAAHAGMVGVPMAAIFDYAMGTPSGHAAFLDPDVNKMLKKILNEWGRYLKTPESAEVLGDHSAGWFGETGYKDLMEVANTPTKTSFKFEEMYHCDPSKKHYGFTSWDDFFTRKITDKSRPVASPDDDKVVVNSCESRPYCVANNVKLRDRFWVKGQPYSVTDMLAHDPLAEKFARGTIYQAFLSALSYHRWHAPVSGTIKRAFVEDGTYFSEPLMFDQSGGEDKVDIDTKGIQGALGYLTALATRAVIFIEADNPKIGLMAFIGVGMDEVSTCEITVKEGQKVKKGEELGMFHFGGSTYCLMFRNETRLKGWPDIGKYAEANENYPVRGALAVVE